Genomic window (Nitrospirota bacterium):
GATATGTGCCTCGGCGCGCTTGTTGACGCAGGTATTCCTGCAGCAAAACTGGAGAAAGAGCTCAGGAAAATTCGTATTAAGGGCTATAAGCTCATATCCAAAAAAGTTAAGCGTGCAGGATTTAGGGCGACAAAAATAAACGTCCAGCAGTCAGCTGTCAGTAGTCAGCTGTCAGCTAAGAAATGGAAGGATGTTGAGCGGATAATCAGAACCTCTTCACTGTCTGAAGAAATAAAACAAAAAGGGCTGAGCATATTTAAAAGACTCTTTACAGCAGAGGCAAAAGTCCACGGCGAAACATTTAATACAGCGCACCTGCACGAACTTGGCGCTGTTGACTGCATAGTAGATATTTTCGGCACAATTATCGGTCTTAAACTTTTAGGGATAGAGAAAGTTTATTCATCCGTCGTTAACACCGGCGGCGGCTCTGTCAGGACAAAACACGGGATACTGCCTGTGCCTGCGCCTGCCACAACAGAGTTGTTAAAAGATATTCCTGTTTATTCTGATGGTATTAACTATGAACTAACAACTCCGACAGGCGCGGTCATATTAAGGGAAATCTCATCTTCCTTCGGAAGCATTCCTGATATGGTTATTGAAAAAATAGGGATTGGCGCCGGCAATAAGGATTTCAAAGATAAACCGAATGTACTGAGAATTCTTATCGGCCAGAGTAAAGATCAAAGCGCAGAAAACAGAGAACAAAAGGTTGTGGTAATTGAAACCACTATAGATGACATGAATCCGCAGATATACGAATACGTGATGGAAAGGCTGTTTAAGGCAGGCGCGCTTGATGTCTATCTGACACAGTTGATAATGAAAAAAGGAAGGCCCGGAATAAAGCTGACCGTGTTATGCAACAGCAAAGAAAAAGAAAAGATGATGAAGATGCTATTTGAAGAGACAACAACAATAGGCCTCAGGTTTTATGAAGCAGGGAGGCAGACGCTGGGAAGAGAGATAAAGGAAATCAATACCGCATTAGGCAAAGTGAGAGTCAAAATCTCAAAACTCGGCAACGATATTATTAAAACAACACCTGAATACGAAGACTGTAAAAAACTCGCAAAAAAACTAAAGATGCCTCTGATAGAAGTGATGGAAAGAGTAAAAAGTCAGCGAAAGTCCTAACTCAATAACATTTCCAGCAGAGCCTTTTGAACGTGCAGCCTGTTCTCTGCCTGATCAAATACAGCGCTGTGCAGGCCGTCCATAATCTCATCCGTTATCTCTTCGCCTCTGTGCGCGGGCAGGCAGTGAAGCACAATGACATCCTTCTTTGCGCAGGAAAGAAGCTTGCTGTTTATCTGATAATCTTTCAGCCTCTTTCTTTTTTCCTCAGCTTCTTCTTCTTGACCCATGCTGACCCAGACATCCGTATAAATCACATCAGCCCGTCCCGCAGCCTCTTTCGGATTCCTGAGAATAATTATCTCGCTCTTTGCAGAAGCCTTTGCTTTTTCAAATACTTCGGAATCCGGCTCATAACCTTCAGGACACGCAACAGTAAGGTTCATTTCCACCCTTGATGCAGCCTCAATCAGCGAGTTTGCAACATTATTGCCGTCGCCGATGTATGCAACCTTGATATCTTTTAGGCGTCCTTTTTTCTCAAGTATGGTTATTAAATCAGCCAGCGCCTGACATGGATGATGTAAATCGCTGAGCCCGTTGATAACAGGCATGGAAGAATGCGATGCAAACTCTTCAAGCAAATCGTGCCCGAAGGTCCTTACAACAACTGCGTCCAGGTATCTGGAAAGCGTCCTTGCCGTATCCGCTGTTGTCTCGCCTCTGCCAAGCTGTATCTCATTAGGGGTTAAATAGACTGAATGCGCGCCTAACTGATAAATCCCAACCTCAAACGAAACCCTTGTCCTCGTAGATGCCTTCCCAAAAAGAAGCCCGATGCTTTTCCCAATCAGCGGGCATTTGTTAGCATCAACGCCTGATTTCATATCAATTGCCCGCTTCAGGAGTTTATCTATCTCTTCTGAAGATAAATCCCATAATGTCAGAAAGTCTCTTTTCATTTTAAATACTCCTGCCTGCCATTCTGCTCCCTCGTTTGTCATTGCGAGCGAAGCGAAGCAATCTCGTCTTTAAGATTGCGAAGCCTGTTTCTAACCTGTCTTTTGAGATTGCTTCGCTTCGCTCGCAATGACACGCTTTCAATTTGTTTCATGTCACATTGCTCAACACTTCATCCAGTATATCAATCATGTTGTCTATGTCTTTCCCATGCACAATCAGAGGAGGAGTAAAACGAAGCACATTCCCTGCTGTACAGCTAAGGAGAAGCCCCTTTTCCATACATGCCTTAACAATGGATGAACAATCCCTTGTAAGCTCCATTCCTACAAGAAGTCCCATTCCTCTTATATCAGCTATCACAGCCGGAAATTCATTCTGGAGGCTTTTCAATTCCTTCCTGAGATATTCTCCCATCCGCTCGCACTGGTCAAACATAAAGCCGTCTTCAAGAATTGTCTCCA
Coding sequences:
- the larC gene encoding nickel pincer cofactor biosynthesis protein LarC translates to MKIAYFDCSSGISGDMCLGALVDAGIPAAKLEKELRKIRIKGYKLISKKVKRAGFRATKINVQQSAVSSQLSAKKWKDVERIIRTSSLSEEIKQKGLSIFKRLFTAEAKVHGETFNTAHLHELGAVDCIVDIFGTIIGLKLLGIEKVYSSVVNTGGGSVRTKHGILPVPAPATTELLKDIPVYSDGINYELTTPTGAVILREISSSFGSIPDMVIEKIGIGAGNKDFKDKPNVLRILIGQSKDQSAENREQKVVVIETTIDDMNPQIYEYVMERLFKAGALDVYLTQLIMKKGRPGIKLTVLCNSKEKEKMMKMLFEETTTIGLRFYEAGRQTLGREIKEINTALGKVRVKISKLGNDIIKTTPEYEDCKKLAKKLKMPLIEVMERVKSQRKS
- the argF gene encoding ornithine carbamoyltransferase, yielding MKRDFLTLWDLSSEEIDKLLKRAIDMKSGVDANKCPLIGKSIGLLFGKASTRTRVSFEVGIYQLGAHSVYLTPNEIQLGRGETTADTARTLSRYLDAVVVRTFGHDLLEEFASHSSMPVINGLSDLHHPCQALADLITILEKKGRLKDIKVAYIGDGNNVANSLIEAASRVEMNLTVACPEGYEPDSEVFEKAKASAKSEIIILRNPKEAAGRADVIYTDVWVSMGQEEEAEEKRKRLKDYQINSKLLSCAKKDVIVLHCLPAHRGEEITDEIMDGLHSAVFDQAENRLHVQKALLEMLLS